In a single window of the Candidatus Zixiibacteriota bacterium genome:
- the hemG gene encoding protoporphyrinogen oxidase yields the protein MTPHKVAIVGGGIAGLSAGIFLKSRWRDQIEIIIYEKEDRLGGTIGVTRENGYIADWGPNGFLDREPLTLQFVEQVGLRRQLLPSNDKAEKRFIYRKGRLWEISAHPVKFLTSGLLSLRGRLRIGLEYFVPPRKDETDESIFDFAARRIGKEAAEIMIDPMVSGIFGGDARALSLRSCFPAMEEMEKNYGGLMKAMIKKKREKRKLGIESKSGAGGPTGHLTSFRGGLFTLIEALEKSLGAAIIKSCAVKAVLPGNSKKYRLITDVGDVEFDEVILAVPSYHAARILEVLSAPLSRELNLIPYASLAVVCHGYRREDIDHPVDGFGFLVPFNQRLEILGSIWTSVIFPEQAPDGQVLFRTMLGGARNGEIVCRSADHLAEIAHASLAAVIGLKKPPVFLKVIPWREAIPQYIIGHKERLETIDKELKALGNLHLAGNAYSGVGLNDVIKRSFNIAASIENGIVTG from the coding sequence ATGACTCCTCACAAGGTAGCTATTGTCGGCGGCGGTATAGCGGGACTCTCCGCCGGCATTTTTCTAAAGAGCCGTTGGCGCGACCAGATTGAGATTATCATCTATGAAAAAGAGGACCGTCTCGGCGGGACAATCGGTGTCACGAGAGAAAACGGCTATATCGCCGACTGGGGACCGAATGGCTTTCTCGACCGCGAGCCGCTGACGCTCCAGTTTGTCGAGCAGGTCGGCTTGCGGCGCCAACTTCTGCCGTCCAACGACAAAGCGGAGAAACGCTTCATCTATCGAAAGGGCCGCCTCTGGGAAATCTCGGCGCATCCCGTGAAATTTCTCACCAGCGGGCTGCTTTCTCTTCGCGGTCGGCTTCGGATCGGCCTGGAATATTTTGTCCCGCCACGGAAAGACGAGACCGACGAATCAATTTTTGATTTTGCGGCGAGGCGTATCGGAAAGGAAGCGGCCGAAATCATGATTGACCCGATGGTCTCCGGTATATTCGGCGGTGATGCCCGAGCGCTTTCATTGAGGTCATGCTTCCCGGCAATGGAAGAGATGGAAAAAAATTACGGCGGCCTGATGAAAGCGATGATAAAGAAGAAAAGAGAGAAGAGAAAACTTGGCATAGAGAGTAAAAGCGGAGCCGGTGGACCGACCGGACATCTGACCAGCTTCCGAGGCGGTCTTTTCACCCTGATTGAAGCTCTGGAGAAAAGTCTCGGCGCGGCCATAATCAAGAGTTGTGCGGTAAAGGCGGTTCTGCCCGGCAATTCAAAAAAGTACCGACTGATTACTGACGTCGGGGATGTCGAATTCGATGAGGTCATTCTGGCGGTGCCGTCATATCACGCTGCCAGAATACTGGAAGTGCTTTCCGCCCCCCTATCGAGAGAGCTGAATCTGATACCGTACGCCTCGCTGGCGGTCGTTTGCCATGGTTATCGTCGCGAAGATATTGACCATCCTGTGGATGGCTTCGGTTTCCTGGTGCCGTTTAACCAGCGCCTTGAGATTCTCGGCTCGATATGGACTTCGGTAATTTTTCCGGAGCAGGCGCCCGACGGTCAGGTCTTATTTCGCACCATGCTCGGCGGCGCCCGTAACGGTGAGATAGTTTGCCGGAGTGCTGACCATCTGGCCGAGATAGCGCATGCATCACTCGCGGCTGTCATCGGTCTTAAAAAACCGCCGGTCTTCCTTAAGGTGATTCCCTGGAGAGAGGCGATTCCGCAATATATCATAGGGCATAAAGAGCGACTGGAAACTATAGATAAAGAGCTGAAAGCCCTGGGAAACCTTCATCTTGCCGGCAACGCTTACAGCGGGGTCGGACTTAATGATGTCATCAAGCGGTCTTTCAATATTGCCGCATCAATAGAGAACGGTATCGTCACCGGTTGA
- the hemH gene encoding ferrochelatase, producing the protein MNQSKSKTAILLINMGGPSNLTKVRRFMFNLFNDPHIMSASQPLRAFVAWMITAARTPTIKEHYHEIGGGSPLMKWTKLQGDETSRRLSGLHPGIISVEAYSYISPRVEEAIANLLSEAVQKIIAVPLYPHYSIATFGSILSDLEKAREKFNLGDRLKIVGPYYKHPLYIKASVEMIQQALTQIDSSQPFHLLFTAHSLPQSFILKGDPYRLQVEKTVSLILKELPIERWSLSFQSKIGPVEWMKPSTIESIKDLGRRGVRQVIVTPVGFVCDHIETLHELDIELRDIAHQAGIDRFVRAPVFNDNKTFIELLASCVEEYLK; encoded by the coding sequence ATGAATCAATCTAAATCGAAGACCGCCATACTTCTGATTAATATGGGAGGACCGTCCAACCTTACAAAGGTTCGACGATTCATGTTTAATCTCTTCAACGACCCCCATATAATGAGCGCGTCGCAGCCGCTGCGGGCGTTTGTAGCCTGGATGATTACGGCGGCGCGGACGCCAACCATAAAAGAGCATTACCACGAAATCGGCGGCGGCTCCCCGCTTATGAAATGGACCAAACTTCAGGGGGATGAGACCAGTCGTCGCTTGAGCGGGCTGCATCCCGGAATCATATCGGTGGAGGCATACAGCTATATTTCGCCCCGTGTCGAAGAAGCGATTGCCAATCTTCTGAGCGAAGCGGTGCAAAAGATAATTGCGGTGCCGCTCTACCCCCATTATTCCATTGCCACTTTCGGCAGCATCCTGAGCGACCTGGAAAAAGCCCGCGAAAAATTCAACCTCGGCGACCGGCTGAAAATTGTCGGACCGTACTACAAGCACCCGCTTTATATCAAAGCGTCAGTTGAAATGATTCAGCAGGCGCTAACGCAAATCGATTCATCGCAGCCATTCCATCTCCTGTTTACCGCGCACTCGCTGCCACAGTCCTTCATTTTAAAAGGCGACCCGTATCGCCTGCAGGTCGAGAAAACTGTCTCCCTCATCCTGAAGGAACTGCCGATAGAGCGCTGGAGTCTATCTTTCCAGAGTAAGATTGGACCGGTGGAGTGGATGAAACCGTCCACTATCGAGAGCATCAAAGACCTTGGGCGCCGCGGAGTGCGCCAGGTCATAGTCACGCCGGTCGGATTTGTCTGCGACCATATCGAAACACTGCACGAGCTTGATATCGAATTGCGCGATATTGCCCACCAGGCCGGTATTGACCGTTTTGTTCGCGCCCCCGTCTTTAACGACAATAAGACTTTTATAGAACTTCTCGCATCCTGCGTTGAAGAATACCTCAAATGA
- the hemN gene encoding oxygen-independent coproporphyrinogen III oxidase — protein sequence MTEFHDSHLPEALVKKYDRPGPRYTSYPTAPEWSDQYGPEEYIAAIKNAAKDLNEPLSFYLHIPYCQKRCWFCGCNTMVSRNVNVADDYLGRVDRETGMVAEILGERKNVSQFHWGGGTPSFLTDSQTKRAFEIFSQRFRLLPDAEISIELDPRVTGQDRVVLLKSLGFNRLSFGIQDFNHEVQEAIGRNQEESLGIGLYEFARKEGFTGINFDLIYGLPKQTIEGFQQTINKVIALRPDRIALYSYAHLPEGKPHQKKIDISSLPTPEVKAELFARARRMFIESGYRQIGMDHFVLPGDELAIAAAHGKLRRNFMGYTVNAARDWVGVGMSSISYINDNFAQNLSGINSYSAAIDSGKMATYRGMKLTPDDLVRQYAIMELMCNFRLDLNESGRRFNIDAGEYFAEELRQLAGFIDDGLITIEKGIIETTPLGKVFIRNIAMTFDYYLKTNRPQKPKVQFSRTI from the coding sequence ATGACGGAATTTCATGATTCGCACCTTCCGGAAGCGCTGGTCAAGAAATATGACCGTCCGGGTCCGCGCTATACCAGTTATCCGACCGCCCCTGAATGGAGCGACCAGTATGGACCGGAGGAGTATATCGCCGCCATAAAAAATGCGGCAAAGGATCTCAATGAGCCACTTTCGTTCTACCTTCATATCCCGTACTGCCAGAAACGATGCTGGTTCTGCGGCTGCAACACTATGGTATCCCGCAATGTCAATGTCGCCGATGATTATCTCGGTCGGGTTGACCGGGAGACCGGCATGGTCGCAGAAATACTGGGGGAGCGAAAAAACGTGTCGCAGTTTCATTGGGGTGGTGGCACCCCCTCGTTTTTGACCGATAGCCAGACCAAACGCGCCTTCGAGATATTCTCCCAGCGATTCCGGCTCCTCCCTGACGCCGAAATTTCTATCGAGCTTGACCCGCGGGTGACCGGTCAGGATAGAGTAGTACTTCTCAAGTCCCTCGGATTCAATCGTCTTTCTTTCGGAATTCAGGATTTCAATCACGAGGTACAGGAGGCAATTGGACGCAATCAGGAGGAATCGCTCGGAATTGGCCTGTATGAATTTGCCCGTAAAGAAGGCTTTACCGGAATCAATTTCGACCTGATTTATGGTTTGCCTAAACAGACAATCGAAGGCTTTCAGCAGACAATCAATAAAGTCATTGCTCTACGCCCCGACCGGATTGCGCTGTACAGTTACGCTCATCTGCCTGAGGGTAAGCCGCATCAGAAGAAGATAGATATCTCTTCTCTTCCGACTCCGGAAGTAAAGGCGGAACTCTTCGCCCGGGCGCGCCGGATGTTTATTGAGAGCGGATACCGTCAGATTGGTATGGACCATTTCGTTCTGCCCGGCGATGAACTGGCCATTGCCGCCGCGCACGGAAAGCTGCGCCGGAATTTTATGGGGTACACCGTCAATGCCGCCCGTGATTGGGTCGGAGTCGGAATGTCCTCCATCTCGTATATTAACGACAACTTTGCCCAGAATCTCAGCGGCATTAACAGCTATTCCGCAGCGATAGATTCCGGCAAGATGGCAACTTACCGCGGCATGAAGTTGACTCCTGATGACCTGGTTCGTCAGTATGCCATAATGGAACTGATGTGCAATTTTCGCCTTGACCTGAACGAGTCAGGCCGCCGTTTTAATATTGATGCCGGCGAATATTTTGCCGAGGAGCTGCGACAGTTAGCCGGTTTTATTGATGATGGTCTTATTACAATCGAAAAGGGAATAATTGAAACCACTCCTCTGGGGAAGGTATTCATTAGAAATATCGCGATGACCTTTGACTACTATCTGAAAACCAATCGACCCCAGAAACCGAAAGTGCAGTTCTCGCGGACTATTTAA
- the hemE gene encoding uroporphyrinogen decarboxylase, translated as MTKKELFMANLDGEFTSRVPIWIMRQAGRYLPQYREFRKNISFEELCKTPKAVAEVTAQPVEILDLDAAIIFSDILFILEPLGVDVRFDPGPIISPFLEKPEQVLQMAEYDPESKLQFVADALIETRRRLGNDIPLLGFCGAPFTVFCYLTGIRGARDFHKTIRFLTNYPDESALVLERLAKMSIRYLRMQSGAGADVVQIFDTWAGELGEKEFAAWSFPYLKMITEQLAEENIRTSLYIKGAYHLLDYLRILPVNVVSLDWKTPLWRAAELLEPKTLQGNLDPHLLLGNRNVVVKRATDILHEMADYSGFIFNLGHGILPDTPVENVRALIETVHSYERTRS; from the coding sequence ATGACTAAAAAAGAACTGTTTATGGCGAATCTTGACGGCGAGTTTACCTCGCGCGTTCCGATCTGGATAATGCGCCAGGCGGGGAGATATCTTCCCCAATATCGCGAATTTCGCAAGAATATCTCCTTTGAGGAGCTGTGCAAAACTCCCAAGGCGGTGGCGGAAGTAACCGCCCAGCCGGTGGAAATCCTTGACCTTGACGCCGCTATTATCTTCTCCGATATCCTGTTTATCCTCGAGCCGCTGGGTGTTGATGTTCGCTTCGACCCCGGTCCGATAATATCCCCCTTTCTGGAGAAACCGGAACAGGTATTGCAAATGGCGGAATACGACCCGGAGAGCAAACTTCAGTTTGTGGCCGACGCTTTAATAGAGACACGGCGTCGTCTGGGGAACGATATCCCCCTGCTTGGATTCTGCGGCGCGCCTTTCACGGTATTCTGCTATCTGACCGGTATCCGCGGCGCGCGTGATTTTCATAAGACTATCCGATTCCTGACCAATTACCCCGATGAGAGCGCCCTGGTGCTGGAGCGGCTGGCTAAGATGAGCATCCGCTATCTGCGGATGCAAAGCGGCGCCGGCGCCGACGTCGTCCAGATTTTCGATACCTGGGCCGGCGAATTGGGCGAAAAGGAATTTGCCGCCTGGTCATTCCCCTATCTGAAAATGATTACCGAGCAGTTAGCGGAAGAAAATATCCGCACCAGCCTTTATATAAAAGGGGCGTATCATCTGCTCGATTATCTCCGGATACTTCCGGTCAATGTGGTCAGTCTTGATTGGAAGACGCCGCTGTGGCGGGCGGCGGAATTGCTGGAGCCAAAGACTCTTCAAGGAAACCTCGACCCGCATCTCTTGCTGGGAAACAGAAATGTAGTTGTCAAGCGAGCCACCGACATTCTGCATGAGATGGCGGACTACTCCGGGTTTATATTCAATCTGGGGCATGGCATTCTGCCCGATACCCCGGTGGAAAATGTCCGGGCGTTAATTGAAACCGTGCATTCCTATGAAAGGACCAGGTCATGA
- a CDS encoding response regulator transcription factor — translation MSAKRILLVEDEKHIAEGIILNLEQEGYEIVWASDGNQALEYYSHGKYDLIILDIMLPGIDGLEVCRRIRNKLGTEPIMFLTARDSLDDRKDGLTIGADDYITKPFDLEELILRIKAIFRRQAWLRTESAVGDTYKFPGGTVDFKKFTAEGKNGVFRLSNKESLLLKLFTEHPDEVLSRSVILDAVWGYNAYPSNRTVDNFILRFRKNFEPDPSHPIYFHTEFGTGYKFTPRGAKTND, via the coding sequence ATGAGCGCCAAGAGAATCCTGCTGGTCGAAGATGAAAAGCATATTGCTGAGGGGATAATCTTGAATCTCGAGCAGGAAGGATACGAGATTGTCTGGGCATCTGACGGCAATCAGGCGCTGGAGTACTACAGCCACGGAAAATACGATTTGATAATTCTCGATATCATGCTTCCCGGAATCGACGGCCTGGAGGTCTGCCGTAGAATCAGAAACAAACTGGGAACCGAGCCGATAATGTTTCTTACCGCCCGCGACAGTCTGGATGACAGAAAGGACGGTTTGACTATCGGCGCCGATGACTATATCACCAAGCCGTTTGACCTGGAAGAACTGATATTGCGCATCAAGGCGATTTTTCGCCGTCAGGCGTGGCTTCGCACCGAGAGCGCTGTCGGCGACACTTATAAATTCCCCGGCGGCACGGTCGATTTCAAGAAATTCACCGCTGAAGGGAAAAACGGAGTATTTCGTCTATCCAACAAAGAATCGCTGCTGTTGAAACTTTTCACGGAGCATCCCGATGAGGTTCTGAGCCGTAGCGTCATACTCGACGCCGTCTGGGGTTACAATGCCTACCCCTCCAATCGCACCGTGGATAATTTCATCCTGCGCTTCCGCAAAAATTTTGAGCCCGACCCGTCACACCCGATTTATTTCCATACCGAGTTCGGCACCGGGTACAAATTCACCCCGCGTGGAGCCAAGACCAATGACTAA
- a CDS encoding HAMP domain-containing sensor histidine kinase — protein MSQITSSSSRRALIIFIILAVLFCAQMGWWIIFQYRSAGSARGFFSEILEEHKRQTISLLNSRLAAAGRTVENLSSETPGIPYGLGDVITGIVAEQNLLSADLTDSLFATREKDGTKFYIFLNRDYPQTMIAGDSRLQYSPPSGEVPRLDWVTMEHIAVKPESYSEIDAERERHTRMFLMEGSFFFVLIVIGGYMIFLSLKRLKQTREEQLLFIHSITHELKIPLTSLNLFLDTMKRRNFEPKLVSELVPKMKEDLVRLNQLIDNILQVRRLADRQVQIRIERLNLSAELSHFGDRIKERIEAAGGKLKIDVAENIWIDGALPELIRVWELLVDNSLKYGQSGGLEIGITLKKTRDSAEIIFRDNGPGIPSGMEEKLFEPFFRGNIEEKRTVPGSGLGLYIAREFIRRQGGTINIRNGSTGGAVVTMKFKVMS, from the coding sequence ATGAGCCAGATTACCTCTTCATCGTCTCGTCGCGCCCTGATCATATTTATCATTCTGGCGGTTCTCTTCTGCGCCCAGATGGGATGGTGGATTATTTTCCAGTATCGCTCGGCCGGCAGCGCCCGCGGATTCTTCAGCGAAATTCTGGAAGAACATAAAAGGCAGACCATTTCTCTGCTTAACAGCCGTCTTGCCGCCGCCGGAAGAACCGTCGAGAATCTAAGTTCCGAGACTCCCGGCATCCCCTACGGGCTGGGTGATGTCATCACGGGAATTGTTGCGGAGCAAAATCTTCTCTCCGCCGACCTCACTGACTCTCTCTTTGCGACTCGTGAAAAAGACGGAACGAAATTCTATATCTTTCTGAATAGAGATTATCCGCAGACAATGATTGCGGGGGATTCTCGTCTGCAGTATTCGCCGCCGAGCGGCGAAGTCCCCCGGCTGGATTGGGTAACAATGGAGCATATCGCGGTTAAGCCGGAATCGTATAGCGAAATTGACGCGGAGCGGGAGCGGCATACGCGGATGTTCCTGATGGAGGGCTCTTTCTTTTTTGTCCTTATCGTTATCGGCGGGTATATGATATTTCTATCGCTGAAACGGCTCAAGCAGACGCGCGAGGAGCAGCTTCTTTTTATCCACAGCATCACGCATGAATTGAAGATACCGCTAACCTCGCTCAATCTCTTTCTCGACACTATGAAACGTCGCAATTTTGAGCCAAAACTGGTATCGGAACTGGTGCCGAAAATGAAAGAGGACCTGGTGCGCCTGAACCAACTGATAGATAATATCCTCCAGGTGCGGCGCCTTGCCGACCGGCAGGTGCAGATACGTATCGAAAGGCTGAACCTATCCGCGGAGCTTTCTCATTTCGGCGATAGAATTAAGGAGCGCATCGAAGCCGCCGGAGGCAAACTGAAAATTGACGTCGCCGAGAATATCTGGATTGACGGCGCTCTTCCGGAGCTGATTCGGGTCTGGGAACTCCTGGTCGATAACTCTCTCAAGTACGGCCAAAGCGGCGGACTCGAAATAGGTATCACCCTGAAAAAAACCCGGGATTCCGCCGAGATAATCTTCCGCGATAACGGTCCCGGAATCCCCTCCGGCATGGAAGAGAAACTGTTTGAGCCTTTTTTTCGCGGAAATATCGAAGAGAAAAGAACCGTCCCCGGCTCAGGGCTGGGGCTCTATATCGCCCGCGAGTTTATTCGGCGCCAGGGCGGGACCATAAATATTCGGAACGGTTCGACGGGGGGAGCGGTTGTAACAATGAAGTTTAAGGTGATGTCATGA
- the hemL gene encoding glutamate-1-semialdehyde 2,1-aminomutase codes for MAKNFSKSRTLFQRAVKSLSGGVNSPVRAFKAVGGSPLYIERGEGAYLYDVDGNRYLDFCCSWGPLILGHAHPVVLEAIQKTSERGTSFGAVHEGEILLAEKVRKLCPHLELLRFVSSGTEAVMSAVRLARAYTKRSRIVKFSGCYHGHSDYLLASAGSGLVTFGIPSSAGVPEDFTRHTLVAPLDDEPAVKEFFRQFSGDIAAVIIEPVPANDGLLLQRRDFLQFLREITAANGSLLIFDEVISGFRVRPGGAAEYYDIKPDLATYGKIIGGGLPVGAFGGNAEIMQLLAPLGPVYQAGTLSGNPLAMATGLATLEYLENSDGWSHLESITNEFVDLLKDKTSDCPVNVPSIGSLFWINLQKGPVRRAEDISKDNAARYKELFSRALEAGIYLAPSAYEVGFISAAHSREDLKAAAQTLGEIIRSL; via the coding sequence ATGGCTAAGAATTTCAGCAAGTCGCGAACGCTGTTTCAACGGGCGGTAAAAAGCCTCTCCGGCGGAGTAAATTCGCCGGTGCGAGCATTCAAGGCGGTTGGCGGCTCGCCGCTTTATATCGAGCGCGGTGAAGGAGCCTATCTCTATGACGTCGATGGCAACCGCTATCTCGACTTCTGTTGTTCCTGGGGTCCATTGATTCTGGGACATGCTCATCCGGTGGTGCTGGAAGCGATTCAGAAAACCTCCGAGCGGGGAACCAGTTTCGGCGCCGTGCATGAAGGGGAAATACTTCTTGCCGAGAAGGTCAGGAAACTCTGTCCCCATTTGGAACTACTCCGCTTTGTCTCCTCCGGCACAGAAGCGGTTATGTCGGCGGTTCGTTTGGCGCGGGCTTATACTAAGAGAAGCAGGATTGTAAAATTTTCCGGCTGTTATCATGGTCATTCCGATTATCTTCTGGCATCGGCCGGTTCCGGACTGGTAACGTTTGGTATCCCCTCATCGGCGGGAGTGCCGGAGGATTTCACCCGGCATACTCTGGTGGCGCCTCTTGATGATGAACCGGCGGTAAAGGAGTTCTTCCGCCAATTTTCCGGTGATATCGCCGCCGTTATAATCGAGCCGGTCCCGGCGAATGACGGTCTGCTTCTCCAGCGGCGTGACTTTCTTCAGTTTCTCAGGGAAATCACCGCCGCCAACGGTTCGCTTCTTATCTTTGATGAAGTTATTTCCGGATTCCGAGTAAGACCGGGAGGGGCCGCGGAATATTATGATATCAAGCCGGACCTGGCAACTTATGGAAAAATTATCGGCGGCGGATTACCGGTTGGCGCCTTTGGCGGTAACGCCGAAATCATGCAGTTACTGGCGCCGCTGGGTCCGGTCTATCAGGCCGGCACTCTTTCCGGCAATCCGCTGGCGATGGCAACCGGTCTGGCGACTCTGGAATATCTCGAGAATTCTGACGGTTGGAGCCATCTGGAATCTATCACCAATGAGTTTGTCGACCTTCTAAAAGATAAGACCTCCGACTGCCCCGTAAATGTCCCGTCAATCGGTTCCCTGTTCTGGATAAATCTTCAGAAGGGGCCAGTGCGACGGGCGGAGGATATTTCCAAAGATAACGCCGCCCGCTATAAAGAGCTCTTTTCCCGCGCTCTGGAAGCCGGTATCTACCTGGCGCCGTCAGCATATGAAGTCGGCTTTATCAGCGCGGCCCATTCCCGGGAAGACCTTAAGGCGGCCGCTCAGACGCTGGGAGAAATCATCCGGTCACTGTGA
- the hemB gene encoding porphobilinogen synthase produces the protein MFNRPRRLRRSQLIRNLVAENSVDTGKMIQPYFISESGTKRIEISSMPGIFRDPADRFLESFLPDFELGIDKIMLFGVVEKKDAVASEADHDANPVIQVARSLKEKYGDKVFVSADVCLCEYTDSGHCGLLKAGQIDNDSTLERLGEMAVALVKAGVDCVGPSDMMDGRIGFIRQKLEEEGQTEAIILAYSAKYASSYYGPFRDAAESAPKFGDRKSYQMDFRNQREAVRELELDLEEGADIVMVKPALAYLDIIKTFKELSPVPVAAYNVSGEYSMAKLMARENIVSEKDIVLENLTAIFRAGADIILTYHLRDILKKRWLHG, from the coding sequence ATATTTAACCGCCCCCGACGTCTCCGCCGGAGCCAATTAATTCGAAACCTCGTCGCTGAAAACTCTGTTGATACGGGCAAGATGATTCAGCCCTACTTCATATCCGAAAGTGGAACCAAAAGAATCGAGATATCGTCCATGCCCGGCATCTTTCGCGACCCGGCCGACAGATTTCTGGAGTCTTTCCTGCCTGATTTTGAACTTGGCATCGACAAAATCATGCTGTTTGGGGTGGTCGAGAAAAAAGACGCCGTCGCTTCCGAGGCGGACCATGATGCCAATCCGGTTATACAGGTTGCCCGTTCTTTGAAGGAGAAGTACGGCGATAAGGTCTTTGTTTCGGCTGATGTCTGCCTATGCGAATATACCGATTCCGGTCACTGCGGCCTTTTGAAAGCAGGACAAATAGATAACGACAGCACTCTGGAGCGTCTGGGCGAGATGGCCGTCGCACTGGTCAAAGCCGGAGTCGATTGCGTGGGACCCTCCGACATGATGGATGGCCGTATCGGATTTATCCGGCAAAAACTGGAAGAAGAGGGGCAGACCGAGGCGATAATCCTGGCATATTCGGCGAAGTACGCCTCGAGTTATTACGGTCCCTTCCGCGATGCGGCCGAAAGCGCTCCGAAATTCGGCGACCGAAAGAGTTACCAGATGGATTTCCGCAACCAGCGGGAAGCGGTGCGGGAACTGGAACTTGACCTCGAAGAAGGGGCTGATATTGTCATGGTCAAGCCGGCGCTGGCGTATCTTGATATTATTAAGACCTTCAAAGAGCTCTCCCCGGTTCCGGTCGCGGCATATAATGTATCCGGCGAATACAGTATGGCAAAACTTATGGCGCGGGAGAATATAGTTTCGGAGAAAGATATTGTTCTGGAGAACCTGACGGCGATATTCCGCGCCGGCGCAGATATAATTCTGACTTACCACCTTCGCGATATCCTCAAGAAACGGTGGCTCCATGGCTAA